CAGGCCGTTGGTGGCGGGCGGTCCGCCGTCGGCCAGGTCGGCGCCCGAGCAGAAGGCGTCGCCGGCCCCGGTGAGCACCAGCACCCGGACGTCGCCGTCGACGGCGACGTCGGTCAGCACCTGCACGAGCTCGCGGGCCATGGTGGTGTCGAGGGCGTTCTTCCGGTCGGGCCGGTCGAGGGTGACGGTGACGAGCCCCCCGTCGCGGTCGACCTGGATGGCGTCGAGGTGCGGGTCGGGCATGGGCGGCACGATACTGACGGCCATGGGCTTCAACCCGCACCGCCAGACCCGCCGGGGGCCGGCCGACTACGTGCTGGTCGCCGCCGCGCTGGCCGTGTGCGTCGCCCTCGTCGCCTGGGCCCTGCTCGGGTGAGCCGACGGTGAGGAAGGCCCGCGCCGGGCGCGACGGGCGCAGGGGCGGCGGCCTGCCGGCCTGGGCCCGCACCGACGGCCCGACCCGCGAGGCCACCGACGCCGGGGAGGTCGAGGTCCGGCGGGTGCAGCCGTACCAGGCGACCAAGGACTACGCCTGCCCCGGGTGCCACGTCACCATCCCCCCGGGGCGGGGCCACCTCGTGGTCGTGCCCCTCGACGCCCCCGACGACCGCCGCCACTGGCACCGGTCCTGCTGGGAGCGACGGGGGCGGCGCCGCGCCCGCTGAGCGTCACCTCGCGGGGGTGTCCGGGCCTGGCGGGGCTGTCGCCCCATCAGGCCCGAGCCCCTCAGCGCGCTGCGCGCTCGTAGGCCTCGGCCGACCCGGCCAGGGCCACCTCCACCACCCGCAGGTCGCGGCGGGCGAGGAGCACGCCGGCGAAGTGGTCGACACCCGGATCGCCCGCACCGGACCGGCCCAGGAGCTCCTGGTAGGCGGCCCCCACCCGGAGGCGACGGGACTCCCCGGACCGCAGCAGGGTCAGGGCGACGGCCCGACGGCCGATGCCCGCCTCGAGGCGATCGAGGTGGAACTGCAGGCCCCCGGCATCGGCCTCCCAGGAGGCGGTAGAGCTCGCGCACCCACGCCTCGTCGGTGCCACCAGCCCGGGCACGCAGCTCGGCGGAGGAGAGCAGAGCGGCCTCCACCTCCTCCAGCGGCACACCCGCGCGGAGGCGGCCGGACCAGTGCGCTCGCGCCCCGGCGTCGGGAGCCCGGCCCAGCCAGGCCTGGTACGGGCGCTCGAGGGTCCGACCCTGCGTGGCCTCCCCCGAGAGGGCGAGGCGGCGGGCGAGGCCCCCACGGCTCCCACCGGCCGCGAGGTACGAGGTCCAGTGGGCGGCGCCCGCAGGGTCGGCGCTCCGACCCAGGAAGGTGGCGTAGAGGTACCCCACGTAGGCCTCGTCCGCGCTCGGGGCCGGGCCCGGCGTCACGGGCGCGGACGGGGTCGAGGGGGCACTCGGCCCGGCGAAGTTCAGGGCCTGCACGGTGAAGGTGTGGGGGATCCCTTCGGCGAGGCCGGAGACCTCGGCGGTGGTGGCATCCGGTCCGACCTCGACGGTGGCGCCGCCCGGCTCCACCGTGACCCGGTGGCCGGTCCGCCGACTGCCCACGAACGGATCGGGCGGGGTCCAGGTGACCGTGGCCGACCCCACTCCGGCCGTGGCGGCCACGCCGGTCGGGGCGTCCGGCGCGGGGAGCACCGTCGCGAGGGTGTCGGGGTAATCGGTCAGGATCGCCCGCACCCCCCGGTCGATGCGGTCCTGCATGGCCGTCGGGTCCTCGGCGTTCTGCGAGAACCGGATGCCGGCCGCGGCGAAGCGGTCGACGTCGTCCGGCGTGAAGTCGTTGCTGGCGCAGCTCGCAGTGGAGCCGCGGTAGGTCGACAGGGCGAAGATGCCCACGGTGTCGATGCCACCGTCGACGAGGATCTGGACGAACTGGTCGATCGTCGTCTGGAAGGGGGTGACCCCGGGGATGCCCTCGGCCCGGTCCGGGGGCAGGTCCCCGGCCACGATGAGCCCGTCAGGGGTCGTGCACAGGTAGTTCATGATGAACGTGAGCTCGAGCTCGGGCAGCAGCTCGCGCGCCGCCTGCAGCAACGTCCACCCGTAGGATCCGAAGCTGACGCTGTCGGGACCCCACTCCTCGAAGCCGGGCTGGGCCCGCAGCTCGGCCGCGATCAGGGCCTCGATGTCGGTGTCACCGTGGTCGTACTTCACGTCGATGAGCAGCCCGATGCGCCCCCGGACGAGCTCGAGCACCTCGGTGAAGGTGGGGATCTGCTGGACCTCGCCGTCGAACGTGCCGGCGCTGAGCGTCCGCAGCTCGGCCAGCGTGAAGTCGGCGGTGACGTGGGTCCCGGGGCCGAACACCTCGGTCGCGTCGGTGGTGCGGTTCAGGGTGCGGTCGTGCATGAGCACCAGCTGGTCGTCGGCCGTGGGCGTCACGTCGACCTCCACCGCGTCGGCACCGACCCGCATGGCCTCCTCGATGGCGGCCAGGGTGTTCTCCGGCGGGTTGGTGGAGCCCTGCACCTCCCCGCGGTGGCTCACGTTGAGGACCTCGATGGCGCGGAGGTCCCGCGGCGGTCGACCGTCCTCGGTCGGCTCCGGGGGCTCGGCGCCGACCGGAGCGGGCGAGGCCACCAGGGCCCCGAGGGCCAGGACCAGAGCGGCGACCGCGGCCAGGGCGCGCCGGGATCGGGTGGGATCGTGCACGTTCGCCTCCTCGCCCGGTCACGGATCCGCCGGGACGACGGGACAGTAGCGACGGTCGGTGGCCCCGCCCCGTCCTCCTGGTGACAGGCAGGTGGCCCCTGACCACCAGCTCGATGTCGGAGCGGCCGTCGGGGTGGCGGCCGGTGCGACCTGACCCCGACCCCGCCGCCAGGCCCTCAGGCCGAGGGCGGCCCGTGGATCTCGACCGGGGTCTTGCCCGAGTCGGTGGAGCCGTGGGACCAGTCGGGCTGCTTGGTGGCCTGGGTGTCGTCCAGCACGACCTCCTCGCCCACGATGTCGACGATCGGGGCGATGAGGGGCACCTCGGTGATGGCCACGGTGTCGTCGACGTGGACCTCGAGGGCCTTCGGGAAGACCTCGGCCAGGCTCTTCAGCACGGCCTCGTGCTGGGTGGCCAGGTAGCAGCGGGCGCCGGTGGCGACCGTCTGGACCTTGTCCTCGACCACGGCGAGGTCCTCGGGGCCCGAGTCCTGGGTGCAGATCTTGTCCAGGCGGTCGGCCAGGGCCAGGCCGTCGGCCTTGCAGGGCGTGCACTGGCCGCAGGACTCCACCGCGAGGAAGCGGGAGATGCCCGCCGCCACCGCGGCCATGTCGTCGGCGTCGTCGAAGACGAGGAACCCGGCCGCGCCCAGGCCGCTGCCGATGGCCTGCATGTGCTCGTAGGTGAGCAGGGTGTCGAACAGCTGGGCGGGGATGAACGGGTTGGCCACCCCGGAGGTGGCCGCCACCAGCCGGCGACCGTCGCGGGCCCCGCCCCCGACGGCGTCGATGACGCTGTCGAGCGGGGTGCCCATGGGGACCTCGGCCACCCCGGCCCGGGCGGTGGAGCCGCTGATGGTGCAGATGATCGTGCCCGGTGACTCCTCGGTGCCGAGCTCGCGGAACCAGGCCGCCCCCTCGGCCAGGATCCCGGCCACGTGGGCCAGCGTCTCGACGTTGTTGACGAGCGTCGGCGCCGGGCCGTCGGCGCCCTCCACGGCCAGGTCCGCGCCGGCGGACCGGGCCCGGCCGGACCCGGCGTCCTCGGTCCCGCGGCGGAAGGGCGGCGCCACGCGGGGGAACGGACCCCGCCCGGCCACCACCTCGAGCAGCCCGGTCTCCTCGCCGAAGAGGTAGGCGCTGGGCCCGAGCACCACGCTGACGTCGATGCCGTCGCTCCACCCCGCGTCGGCGATCTCGGCGATCGCCGCGTCGAGGCGCTCCCGCTCGGGGCGGAACGACTCCTTGACCGCGACGACGACCCGGCGGGCGCCCACGGCGTGGGCGGCGACCAGGGCGCCCTCGAGCACGGCGTAGGGGGTGCGCCGCAGCAGGGTGCGGTCCTTGAACGTGCCCGGCTCGCCCTCGGCGCCGTTGACCACGACGGTGGCCGGCTCCTCGGCCGAGGCGAACTCGGAGACCGTCCGCCACTTCAGGCCGGTCGGGAACCCGCTGCCCCCCCGGCCCCGCACGCCCGCGGCGACGACCTCGTCGATGGTGGCCTCGGGGCCCAGCCGGAGCGCGGCCTCCAGGCCCCGGCCGCCGCCGGCGGCGCGGTACGCCTCCAGCGAGGCGACGGGGGTGGCGGGGAGGACTCTCTCGACGAGCGGTGCGGCCATGGACCCGATGCTCGCGCGCCCGGCCGGGTCAGCCGGCCGAGTGGGCCGCGGGGACGACCTCGCCCTCCACCGGCGGCCCCGGAGGGGTGCCGTCGCCGAAGGGGCGGCCGCCCAGCTCCTCCCGGCCGTGGGGGGTCAGCCAGCCCGACAGGTCCGGCCCCTTGGGCAGGACCCCGGAGGGGTTCAGGTCCGTGTGGACCAGGAAGTAGTGCTGCTTGATGTGGAGGAAGTCGATGGTGTCGCCGAAGCCCGGGGTCTGGAACAGGTCCCGGGCGTAGGCCCACAGCACCGGCATCTCGGTCAGCTTGTTGCGGTTGCACTTGAAGTGCACCTGGTACACGGGGTCGAACCGGGCCAGGGTGGTGAACAGGCGCACGTCGGCCTCGGTGATGGTGTCACCCACCAGGTAGCGCTGGGTGGCGAGGCGCTCCTCGAGCCAGTCGAGGCGGGCGAAGAGGGCGTCGTAGGCCTCGTCGTAGGCCTCCTGGGAACCGGCGAAGCCGCACCTGTAGACGCCGTTGTTGACGTCCTCGAACACCTTGCGGGCCACGTCGTCGATCTCGTCGCGGAGCGCCTCGGGGTAGAGCTCGGGGGCGCCGTCGCGGTGGAACGCGGTCCACTGGGTCGACATGTCGACGGTGATCTGGCGGAAGTCGTTGGTGACCACGCCGCCGGAGGGGATGTCGACCATCGCCGGCACGGTGATGCCGCGGGGGTAGCCCGGGAACCGGGCCTCGAAGGCGTCCTTCAGGCGGGGGATGCCGAGGACGGGGTCGACCTCGCCGGGGTCGAGGTCGAAGGTCCAGGAGTCGGCGTCGTGGGTCGGGCCGCAGATGCCCATCGAGAGGGCGTCCTCCAGGCCCAGCAGGCGGCGCACGATGATGGCGCGGTTGGCCCAGGGGCAGGCCCGGGCCACCACCAGGCGGTAGCGGCCGGCCTCGACCGGCCACCCCGACGACCCGTCGGCGGTGATGCGGTCGTCGATGTAGCTCTGGTCCCGCTCGAACGAGCCGCCCTCGACGAGGTACACCCCCTGCTGCTGGCCCTCGTCGTCGGTCGTTGCGTCGTCAACCATGCCTCGACGGTACCGGCGCCGCGGGCCCGCCCCACGCCCGGCCCCGGGCCGGGCGCTCAGCCCGCGAGGGCGAGGGCCAGGGCGGTGTCGAGGTCGGTGGCCCGCCCGTCGGGCCCGGGGGGACGGCGGGCGTCGTCGACCACCGTCTCGGTGGCCATGCTGGCGAACAGCGAGGTGGTGGCCCAGGGATCGACACCGGCGAGCACCGACGCGAGGGGCCCGAACCAGTCGGCGCCCAGCGGCACGACCGGCGCCGTGCGCAGGGTGCGGCCCTGGGCCGCGGCGGCCCGCTCCAGCAGGGCGCGGAAGCTGAGCACCTCCTCGCCGCCCACGTCGTAGACGCCGGGGGCCAGGTCGAGCGCCGCGACCAGGGCGGCGGTGAGGTCGCGCTGGGCGATGGGCTGGGTGAGCGCCGCCGAGCTGGCGGGCACCGCCACCGGCAGCGGCGAGGTGCCGGCGATGCAGGACAGGACCTTGAGCAGCTGGAAGCTGAGGCTCCGGGGCCCGATGACGATCGAGGCGCGCAGCTCGACCGCGGCGCACCGGTCGCGGAGGACGGCTCCCACCTCGTGGCGCGACCGCAGGTGGGGCGAGCCGGTGTCGTCGGGGCCCAGGCCCCCGAGGTAGACGACCGGCCGCTCCGGGCCCCAGGCCCGGGCGAAGCGCGCCGCCCGGGTGCGGTCGACGGCGGCGACGTCCCGGCGGTCGAGGCCGTGGACGAGGTAGTAGGCGGCGTCGACCCCCTCGACGGCGGCGGCCAGGGCGCCGTCGCCACCGTCGAGGTCGAAGGTCACAGCGGAACCGGGCCCGGCGTAGGCGGACGGCCGGCGGGTGGCGGCCACGACCTCGTGACCAGCGGCGACGAGGGCGGGGGCCAGCTCGGCGCCGACCGCACCGGTGGCCCCGGTGAGCAGGATGCGCATCTCGCACCCCTACCCCGGTTGTTGTGAAGCCACGCACATGGGTAGGCAGGAGGGGATGCTCCTCGCCGTCGGCCTCCTCCTCGCCGTCGGCGTGTGGTGCTTCCTGTTCCTGCCGCCCCGCCGGGGGCTCTGGACCCGGACGTGGATCGCCGCCCCCGTCCTCACCGCCTACGCGGTCGGAGCCCTGGCCGCCACCGACCGGCTCGACGCCGTCGTCGGCCCCGTGACCCCGGCCGAGGTCGGCCTCGGCCTCGGCGTCGGCGGGGCCTGGCTGGTGGCCACCCACGTCGGCCACGCCGTGCTCTGCCGGCTCTTCCCCAGCTTCCTCGCCCAGGTCAACGACCTCTACGCCATCCGGGACCGGAGTCGCCTGTGGTCGACCGTCGGCGCCGTCGTCGCCATGGGCGTGGCCGAGGAGGTCTTCTTCCGGGGCTTCGTCCAGGACCGGGTCGGCCTGGTCGCCGCGGTGGCCGCCTACACCGCGGTGCAGGCCGTCGAGCGCAAGTGGGCCCTGGCCCTGGCCGCCCTGCTCGGCGGCACCGTCTGGGGACTGCTGTTCTGGTGGAGCGGCGGCCTGGTCGCCCCCGTCGTCGCCCACGTCCTGTGGACGGGCATGCTCACCTTCGTGTGGCCCCTGAAGGGCTGCGACGCCGACGACCCCACCGAGGAGGCCCGCGCCGGCACGCGCGACGGCCCCGCCGCCGAGCTCGCCCGACGGGTGCGCCCGCCGGCACCGGGC
Above is a window of Iamia majanohamensis DNA encoding:
- a CDS encoding glycerophosphodiester phosphodiesterase family protein, which codes for MHDPTRSRRALAAVAALVLALGALVASPAPVGAEPPEPTEDGRPPRDLRAIEVLNVSHRGEVQGSTNPPENTLAAIEEAMRVGADAVEVDVTPTADDQLVLMHDRTLNRTTDATEVFGPGTHVTADFTLAELRTLSAGTFDGEVQQIPTFTEVLELVRGRIGLLIDVKYDHGDTDIEALIAAELRAQPGFEEWGPDSVSFGSYGWTLLQAARELLPELELTFIMNYLCTTPDGLIVAGDLPPDRAEGIPGVTPFQTTIDQFVQILVDGGIDTVGIFALSTYRGSTASCASNDFTPDDVDRFAAAGIRFSQNAEDPTAMQDRIDRGVRAILTDYPDTLATVLPAPDAPTGVAATAGVGSATVTWTPPDPFVGSRRTGHRVTVEPGGATVEVGPDATTAEVSGLAEGIPHTFTVQALNFAGPSAPSTPSAPVTPGPAPSADEAYVGYLYATFLGRSADPAGAAHWTSYLAAGGSRGGLARRLALSGEATQGRTLERPYQAWLGRAPDAGARAHWSGRLRAGVPLEEVEAALLSSAELRARAGGTDEAWVRELYRLLGGRCRGPAVPPRSPRGGHRPSGRRPDPAAVRGVPSPPGGGRLPGAPGPVRCGRSGCRPLRRRAPRPPRPAGGGGGPGRVGRGLRARSALRGSGLMGRQPRQARTPPRGDAQRARRRPRRSQQDRCQWRRSSGASRGTTTRWPRPGGMVTWHPGQA
- a CDS encoding NADH-ubiquinone oxidoreductase-F iron-sulfur binding region domain-containing protein; the protein is MAAPLVERVLPATPVASLEAYRAAGGGRGLEAALRLGPEATIDEVVAAGVRGRGGSGFPTGLKWRTVSEFASAEEPATVVVNGAEGEPGTFKDRTLLRRTPYAVLEGALVAAHAVGARRVVVAVKESFRPERERLDAAIAEIADAGWSDGIDVSVVLGPSAYLFGEETGLLEVVAGRGPFPRVAPPFRRGTEDAGSGRARSAGADLAVEGADGPAPTLVNNVETLAHVAGILAEGAAWFRELGTEESPGTIICTISGSTARAGVAEVPMGTPLDSVIDAVGGGARDGRRLVAATSGVANPFIPAQLFDTLLTYEHMQAIGSGLGAAGFLVFDDADDMAAVAAGISRFLAVESCGQCTPCKADGLALADRLDKICTQDSGPEDLAVVEDKVQTVATGARCYLATQHEAVLKSLAEVFPKALEVHVDDTVAITEVPLIAPIVDIVGEEVVLDDTQATKQPDWSHGSTDSGKTPVEIHGPPSA
- a CDS encoding glutathione S-transferase family protein; protein product: MVDDATTDDEGQQQGVYLVEGGSFERDQSYIDDRITADGSSGWPVEAGRYRLVVARACPWANRAIIVRRLLGLEDALSMGICGPTHDADSWTFDLDPGEVDPVLGIPRLKDAFEARFPGYPRGITVPAMVDIPSGGVVTNDFRQITVDMSTQWTAFHRDGAPELYPEALRDEIDDVARKVFEDVNNGVYRCGFAGSQEAYDEAYDALFARLDWLEERLATQRYLVGDTITEADVRLFTTLARFDPVYQVHFKCNRNKLTEMPVLWAYARDLFQTPGFGDTIDFLHIKQHYFLVHTDLNPSGVLPKGPDLSGWLTPHGREELGGRPFGDGTPPGPPVEGEVVPAAHSAG
- a CDS encoding NAD(P)H-binding protein, whose protein sequence is MRILLTGATGAVGAELAPALVAAGHEVVAATRRPSAYAGPGSAVTFDLDGGDGALAAAVEGVDAAYYLVHGLDRRDVAAVDRTRAARFARAWGPERPVVYLGGLGPDDTGSPHLRSRHEVGAVLRDRCAAVELRASIVIGPRSLSFQLLKVLSCIAGTSPLPVAVPASSAALTQPIAQRDLTAALVAALDLAPGVYDVGGEEVLSFRALLERAAAAQGRTLRTAPVVPLGADWFGPLASVLAGVDPWATTSLFASMATETVVDDARRPPGPDGRATDLDTALALALAG
- a CDS encoding type II CAAX endopeptidase family protein, coding for MLLAVGLLLAVGVWCFLFLPPRRGLWTRTWIAAPVLTAYAVGALAATDRLDAVVGPVTPAEVGLGLGVGGAWLVATHVGHAVLCRLFPSFLAQVNDLYAIRDRSRLWSTVGAVVAMGVAEEVFFRGFVQDRVGLVAAVAAYTAVQAVERKWALALAALLGGTVWGLLFWWSGGLVAPVVAHVLWTGMLTFVWPLKGCDADDPTEEARAGTRDGPAAELARRVRPPAPGTAPGHEPPLPHPTPDPATLGEETR